The following coding sequences lie in one Natronorubrum tibetense GA33 genomic window:
- a CDS encoding AMP-binding protein gives MAGSNFDGVELTIDGQIRSNPIQTREEWEQARERATAEPGQFHGAIAKREIHWYHESSTEWLSWNDTTETWSGFDALTGEQVDRQHAESHEPWDVAFDDSTAPLYKWFSGGLTNACFNEVDRHVLAGHGDETAFHFEGDRWDQSKNGGRGGPVVSEGVSRRELLVRVVSAAQVLTNLGLEKGDRIALNMPNIMEQIYYTEAARRLGIVYTPVFGGFSDKTLSDRIARLGADVLLTSDGGYRNAEIVPYKEQYADPALDNYLPTDTVLEIVDRTLHELPVDSHHAETIHSHVKRAIAGEATVKRGQAMRGVGTALSEFNDLSTEAKSEIRTAIARALVDSNERIERVVVVEHTGQEIQMHERDEWASDLIADAQDDILTNAQDAGFNVETFDDLFGLSDRDLVRALWETSQPEPVDAEYPLFVIFTSGSTGKPKGVVHVHGGYTAGIAHTMKVSFDVVPGEDTIFVIADPGWITGQSYLISASLTTRTTSILLEGAPVYPDAGRFSSVIERYEATVFKAGVTFLKGIMEDNESTGDVRKWSTDSLRVATFCAEPVSPSVQQFGMEEICEWYINSYWATEHGGIVWTHFFGNEDFELRPDAHTYPLPWISGDVWVKEEEHPDGSVTWREAEPEEKGEIVIEEPYPYLLRYVWGDLENWDGTEWKANWNGNAERFEDEYWIQKDGEYTYLQGDFAKQYEDRSFSLHGRSDEVINVSGHRMGTEEIEGAILQDKQINPDSPVANVVVVGADHHEKGLAPVAFVQTKPDERLTNDIEARLSRLVREEKGVTAIPDAFIEVEEFPETRSGKYMRRMLTAMLNREDIGDTTTLKNPESIEHIRPKCTRWRRRQELAVDQEILEQYRNIAVQYNAVRGTDSETRIATVTIDSPPVNALNERALDELNTVLEHLDRREDVGAVVITGAGPSNFVAGADVEQFLEEVHEFDEAITFPNKAHEAFQRIEELSVPVVAAVNGSALGGGNELQLAAHYSVADQHAEFGQPELNLNLIPGYGGTQRLPRLLGEKRDTEGVRDAVVLITNGRTVDADTALEMGLVDELETDRTARARASELARKHVMAAATGDASVLADARERRLKNRSSWNDPGEFPEEVLEDPIVERNRTQCEHRSEGRSKAFDRAIEAIRTGFEEGIDAGLESEVVHFAEAVVDPDGGKQGIEKFLERASEPLPTRGRFKPSPAEETELLESGDLLSPGEPFFPGVDEIPDYQYAQAVIKDDETGEAAHGDPKEAEVEEIIPVEEPGPNEVLLYVLASEVNFNDIWAITGIPVSQFDAHDQDYHITGSGGVALVVDAGEGVIREGRVTVGDLVTIYSGQSELLSPTMGLDPMYAGFSIQGYEGPNGSHQQFMLAQGPQVLPIPQEATIEQAGAYVLAMGTVWRALFTTLDIDSGTTMFVEGASTGTGWETTKLATRNDVDVTGLCSSAERAERIETLDAEAIDRTNEPYDDIWGQIPKDPDEWTEWKANGKPFVEAFEDHHNGRRAEYAVSHAGELSFPRTFQLLGEGGKLAFYGASTGYHLTFLGKPGASTPAEMFERSDIRAGDGVLVYYGTDTGPDDIVDETGLRAIEDAREAGTRIVVVTYTDEQQEFVESLGYGDAVEGTVSIEGLKRRNDDFRWPDTLPELPDAQDDPEAFRRTVQAFTDDVFKPLGQAVGEHLRTPKNPRGYPDIVFERADHDALFVSTMLTKPHTGCVVYSENLEDTRYSMYAPQVWMRQRDILMPTAEILGTHLSNAYEVEQLNEAIDAGEIDLTDPEVVDWASLPAAHQAMWDNEHEASSYVVEHALPDEHLTTKEELFLAWAAQSE, from the coding sequence ATGGCGGGCTCGAATTTCGATGGAGTGGAGTTGACTATCGATGGACAAATACGATCGAATCCGATTCAAACTCGCGAAGAGTGGGAGCAAGCGCGGGAGCGGGCAACCGCAGAGCCCGGCCAATTTCACGGAGCGATTGCAAAGCGGGAGATTCACTGGTATCATGAGTCTTCCACTGAGTGGCTATCATGGAACGATACTACAGAGACTTGGTCCGGATTCGACGCTCTGACCGGTGAACAGGTCGATCGACAGCACGCAGAATCTCACGAACCGTGGGACGTAGCGTTCGACGACTCGACAGCACCCCTGTACAAATGGTTCTCCGGTGGACTGACCAACGCCTGTTTTAACGAGGTCGACCGACATGTCCTCGCCGGCCACGGCGATGAAACGGCGTTTCATTTTGAGGGGGACCGGTGGGATCAATCAAAAAACGGTGGCCGTGGCGGACCCGTCGTCAGTGAGGGTGTATCACGGCGCGAGCTCCTTGTTCGCGTCGTTTCGGCCGCACAAGTGCTGACGAATCTTGGCCTCGAAAAAGGGGACCGGATCGCGCTGAACATGCCGAACATCATGGAGCAAATCTATTACACCGAGGCGGCGAGGCGTCTCGGGATCGTCTATACGCCGGTGTTCGGCGGGTTCAGCGACAAAACGCTGTCCGATCGCATCGCTCGGCTTGGTGCCGACGTGCTCCTCACAAGCGACGGTGGCTACCGGAACGCAGAGATCGTCCCGTACAAAGAACAGTATGCCGACCCTGCACTCGACAACTACCTTCCGACCGACACGGTACTGGAGATCGTCGATCGAACGCTTCACGAGCTCCCGGTTGATAGCCACCACGCCGAAACCATTCACAGTCACGTCAAGCGGGCGATCGCCGGCGAGGCGACCGTCAAACGGGGACAGGCAATGCGCGGGGTTGGAACGGCACTCTCCGAGTTCAATGATCTCTCGACCGAAGCGAAATCCGAGATCAGGACCGCCATTGCGCGGGCGTTGGTCGACTCAAACGAGCGGATTGAACGGGTCGTCGTCGTCGAGCATACGGGCCAGGAGATCCAGATGCACGAGCGCGATGAGTGGGCGTCGGATCTGATCGCCGACGCACAAGATGACATCTTGACGAACGCACAGGATGCAGGATTCAATGTCGAGACCTTCGATGACCTGTTCGGACTTTCAGATCGAGATCTAGTTCGAGCGCTTTGGGAAACGTCGCAACCCGAACCGGTGGACGCGGAATATCCGCTTTTCGTCATTTTCACGAGCGGATCGACGGGAAAACCCAAGGGCGTCGTTCACGTCCACGGAGGCTACACTGCGGGTATCGCACACACAATGAAGGTGTCGTTCGACGTCGTCCCGGGTGAAGATACGATATTCGTTATCGCCGATCCCGGCTGGATTACGGGCCAATCATACCTCATCAGCGCTTCGCTGACGACTCGGACGACAAGCATCCTGCTTGAGGGGGCACCCGTCTATCCGGATGCTGGTCGATTTAGTTCGGTAATTGAACGGTATGAGGCTACTGTGTTCAAAGCGGGCGTCACCTTCCTCAAAGGGATCATGGAAGACAACGAGAGCACCGGCGACGTCCGTAAGTGGAGTACCGACTCCCTTCGCGTTGCGACGTTCTGTGCCGAGCCAGTGAGTCCGTCGGTCCAGCAGTTCGGCATGGAAGAGATCTGTGAGTGGTACATCAACTCCTACTGGGCAACCGAACACGGCGGGATCGTCTGGACGCATTTCTTCGGCAACGAGGACTTCGAGTTACGGCCGGACGCACACACCTACCCACTACCGTGGATCTCCGGCGACGTCTGGGTCAAAGAGGAGGAGCATCCCGACGGTTCAGTTACGTGGCGCGAGGCAGAGCCCGAAGAGAAAGGCGAGATCGTCATCGAAGAGCCATACCCCTACCTGCTTCGGTACGTCTGGGGAGACCTCGAGAACTGGGATGGCACGGAGTGGAAGGCAAATTGGAACGGCAACGCGGAGCGGTTCGAAGACGAGTACTGGATCCAGAAGGACGGCGAGTACACGTATCTCCAAGGCGACTTCGCCAAACAGTATGAGGATCGATCGTTCAGCCTCCACGGCCGCTCTGACGAAGTGATCAACGTCTCCGGCCATCGGATGGGGACCGAAGAGATCGAGGGGGCGATTTTGCAGGACAAACAGATCAATCCCGATTCACCCGTTGCGAACGTGGTCGTAGTCGGTGCCGACCACCACGAGAAAGGACTGGCTCCCGTCGCCTTCGTACAGACGAAACCCGACGAACGACTTACGAATGATATCGAGGCTCGGTTGTCCCGACTAGTGAGAGAGGAGAAGGGTGTCACCGCGATACCTGACGCGTTCATCGAGGTTGAAGAGTTCCCCGAAACCCGATCCGGGAAGTACATGCGGCGGATGCTGACCGCGATGCTGAACCGTGAGGATATCGGAGATACGACGACGCTCAAGAACCCCGAATCGATCGAGCACATTCGCCCCAAATGTACACGATGGCGACGGCGCCAAGAGCTCGCCGTCGACCAAGAAATCCTCGAGCAGTACCGAAATATCGCCGTACAGTACAACGCCGTTCGAGGCACGGACAGTGAGACACGGATCGCAACGGTCACCATCGATAGCCCACCCGTAAACGCACTCAACGAGCGGGCACTCGATGAACTCAACACCGTCCTTGAACATCTCGACCGGCGCGAGGACGTCGGCGCAGTCGTCATTACGGGCGCTGGGCCGTCCAACTTCGTGGCCGGCGCGGACGTCGAGCAGTTCCTCGAGGAAGTTCATGAGTTCGACGAGGCGATTACGTTCCCGAACAAGGCCCACGAGGCCTTCCAGCGGATCGAGGAACTGTCGGTTCCGGTCGTCGCTGCAGTCAACGGCTCGGCTCTCGGAGGCGGGAACGAACTCCAACTCGCAGCCCACTATTCGGTTGCCGATCAGCACGCCGAGTTCGGCCAACCGGAACTCAATCTCAATCTGATCCCGGGCTACGGCGGCACCCAGCGACTGCCGCGCCTGCTGGGCGAGAAACGCGACACCGAGGGCGTCAGGGATGCCGTGGTGCTCATTACGAACGGGCGGACCGTCGACGCCGACACTGCCCTCGAGATGGGGCTCGTCGACGAACTCGAGACCGACCGGACGGCCCGTGCACGGGCGTCCGAACTCGCCCGGAAACACGTGATGGCTGCTGCGACAGGGGACGCAAGCGTACTGGCTGACGCTCGCGAACGGCGTCTTAAGAACCGATCGTCTTGGAACGACCCCGGTGAGTTCCCCGAGGAGGTCCTCGAGGACCCAATCGTCGAACGAAACCGAACCCAGTGCGAGCACAGAAGCGAGGGACGGTCGAAAGCGTTCGATCGGGCGATTGAGGCGATTCGAACCGGCTTCGAAGAAGGGATCGATGCCGGTTTGGAAAGCGAGGTGGTCCACTTCGCCGAAGCCGTCGTAGATCCCGACGGCGGAAAGCAAGGGATCGAGAAGTTCCTCGAGCGGGCGAGTGAGCCGCTGCCGACCCGGGGGCGATTCAAGCCCTCGCCGGCAGAGGAAACTGAACTGCTCGAGTCAGGCGACCTCCTGTCGCCGGGTGAGCCGTTTTTCCCCGGAGTCGATGAGATTCCTGACTACCAGTACGCACAGGCCGTCATCAAAGACGACGAAACTGGCGAGGCTGCACACGGTGATCCGAAGGAAGCGGAGGTCGAGGAGATCATTCCCGTCGAAGAGCCGGGGCCGAACGAAGTCTTGCTGTACGTCCTCGCGAGCGAAGTCAACTTCAACGATATCTGGGCGATCACTGGGATCCCCGTGAGCCAGTTCGACGCGCACGACCAGGACTACCACATCACTGGCAGCGGTGGTGTCGCACTCGTCGTGGACGCTGGCGAGGGAGTGATCCGCGAAGGGCGTGTGACGGTTGGCGATCTGGTGACGATCTACTCGGGCCAAAGCGAGCTGCTCTCGCCTACGATGGGACTCGATCCGATGTATGCTGGATTCTCGATTCAAGGGTACGAAGGGCCCAACGGCAGCCATCAGCAGTTCATGCTCGCACAGGGGCCACAGGTCCTCCCGATTCCACAGGAGGCGACGATCGAACAGGCAGGTGCGTATGTTCTTGCGATGGGGACTGTCTGGCGAGCGCTGTTTACGACACTCGACATCGACTCCGGGACGACAATGTTCGTCGAGGGTGCCTCAACCGGCACTGGATGGGAGACGACGAAGCTGGCGACGCGCAACGACGTCGATGTCACAGGGCTGTGCTCGAGCGCCGAGCGTGCCGAGCGCATCGAGACGCTGGATGCTGAGGCGATCGACCGAACTAACGAGCCATACGACGATATCTGGGGACAGATTCCGAAAGATCCCGACGAGTGGACGGAATGGAAAGCAAACGGGAAACCGTTCGTCGAAGCCTTCGAGGATCATCATAACGGTCGACGCGCCGAGTACGCTGTGAGTCACGCCGGCGAGCTATCGTTTCCACGAACGTTCCAGCTGCTCGGCGAGGGCGGTAAACTCGCGTTCTATGGTGCTTCCACGGGATACCACCTTACGTTCCTCGGAAAGCCTGGTGCGTCCACGCCGGCCGAGATGTTCGAGCGATCGGACATCCGCGCGGGCGATGGGGTTCTCGTCTACTATGGCACGGATACCGGCCCCGATGACATCGTCGACGAGACGGGACTGCGCGCCATCGAAGACGCTCGAGAGGCGGGTACGCGGATCGTGGTTGTCACCTACACCGACGAACAACAGGAGTTCGTCGAGTCGCTCGGCTACGGCGACGCAGTCGAAGGAACCGTCAGCATCGAGGGTCTGAAGCGCCGCAATGACGACTTCCGGTGGCCGGACACGCTCCCGGAATTGCCGGACGCACAGGACGATCCGGAGGCGTTCAGACGGACGGTTCAGGCGTTTACCGACGACGTGTTCAAGCCGCTTGGACAGGCAGTAGGTGAACACCTCCGAACCCCGAAGAATCCACGCGGCTATCCCGATATCGTCTTTGAGCGCGCTGACCACGATGCCCTCTTCGTGAGTACAATGCTCACGAAGCCCCACACTGGGTGCGTGGTGTACAGCGAGAACCTCGAAGATACACGTTATTCGATGTACGCACCGCAGGTCTGGATGCGCCAGCGTGATATCCTGATGCCGACAGCAGAGATCCTCGGAACCCACCTGAGTAACGCCTATGAAGTCGAACAACTGAACGAAGCGATCGATGCTGGAGAGATTGATCTGACCGATCCGGAAGTCGTCGATTGGGCGTCTCTGCCCGCAGCACATCAGGCAATGTGGGACAACGAACACGAGGCGAGTAGCTACGTCGTCGAGCACGCGCTCCCGGACGAACACCTCACAACGAAAGAAGAGCTGTTCCTCGCGTGGGCTGCTCAATCTGAGTAG
- a CDS encoding CARDB domain-containing protein gives MIWWALASDHIIEISDVDGDEDTASIAPDASEIVPEGIMAWVVNEYGAVVDSDRWEFDYPDEGPTFEISSVQTNSPIAGGETLEVEATVENTSAEPASTEVELVVGHDPELVDSRTVGLQPGESAAVPLTFEAGDPARGREVFPGEVSTEDDSVEFTIVVEDEEPTPATFNVMEMSTNSPIGGGETLEVDTIIENIGDETGRTDIELIVGHDPQVEDSVMRTLDPGESSTFTLTFQAGDPTGGREEFPVVVDTGADTATETVVVEDEEPIPATFNVMETSTNSPVGGGETLEVDTTIENVGDEAGTTDIELIVGHTPQVEDSVMRTLAPGESSTFTLTFQAGEPAGGREEFPVVVDTGADTATETVAVID, from the coding sequence GTGATCTGGTGGGCACTTGCGTCGGACCACATCATCGAGATCTCCGATGTCGACGGGGACGAAGACACGGCGAGTATCGCGCCCGACGCGTCCGAAATCGTTCCTGAAGGGATCATGGCATGGGTGGTAAATGAATACGGAGCCGTCGTCGACTCCGACCGCTGGGAGTTCGACTACCCCGATGAGGGGCCGACGTTCGAAATCTCGAGCGTGCAGACCAATTCGCCAATCGCCGGTGGTGAGACGCTCGAGGTGGAAGCCACAGTCGAGAACACGAGCGCTGAGCCTGCCTCGACGGAGGTCGAACTCGTCGTCGGCCACGATCCCGAACTTGTCGACTCACGGACCGTGGGCCTTCAACCCGGCGAATCGGCCGCTGTTCCACTGACGTTCGAGGCCGGGGATCCCGCTAGGGGGCGAGAGGTCTTTCCTGGCGAAGTCTCCACTGAGGACGACTCCGTCGAGTTCACGATCGTCGTTGAGGACGAAGAACCGACCCCCGCTACATTCAACGTGATGGAGATGTCGACGAACTCGCCCATCGGGGGCGGAGAAACGCTCGAGGTTGATACGATAATTGAGAATATCGGGGATGAAACGGGACGGACGGACATCGAACTTATCGTCGGGCACGATCCGCAGGTCGAAGACAGTGTGATGCGCACCCTCGATCCAGGCGAATCGTCCACGTTCACGCTGACGTTTCAGGCAGGAGACCCCACCGGCGGTCGTGAAGAGTTTCCCGTCGTCGTCGATACGGGGGCTGACACGGCCACGGAAACCGTCGTAGTCGAAGACGAGGAACCGATCCCCGCGACGTTTAACGTGATGGAAACGTCGACGAACTCGCCGGTCGGCGGCGGAGAAACACTCGAGGTCGACACCACAATCGAGAACGTCGGCGACGAGGCCGGAACGACCGATATCGAACTCATCGTCGGTCATACTCCACAGGTCGAAGATAGCGTAATGCGCACGCTTGCCCCCGGCGAATCGTCCACGTTCACGCTGACGTTTCAGGCAGGGGAGCCCGCTGGCGGTCGTGAAGAGTTCCCCGTCGTCGTCGACACAGGGGCCGACACGGCCACGGAGACGGTTGCCGTTATCGACTGA